The proteins below come from a single uncultured Gellertiella sp. genomic window:
- a CDS encoding RHE_PE00001 family protein — MVYDLATLPVRSLLRPISDAGHALTRLDERINRSPVGAGFLERAQFTDACASLWIDGQLVHLEDLVLHDATRDIRAPTHELTIARDVLKTRRRIAAQPPGWALSVEGLASLRGQAWPAPSPDGGDCGDHAAAPADPGCGGAGGGEGQDDQEDVNPFDVELAAIDAVLARSESAIDAARRPARPASPQGEMLIHDPDRDEDLRLDEWRAVLDLAEDLPPVLQAIIALDAWNQLAVLENAPWLGRLLSAALLRKAGITSGAHLAAFNLGLKTIPVDRRRHRHRDVRLLAITEGLLAGAETGLKEHDRLALARQMLERKLLGRRTSSRLPDLIELVMARPLVSAGMVAKTLDVTPQGARRIVVELGLREMTGRGRFRAWGIL; from the coding sequence ATGGTTTATGATCTCGCCACATTGCCCGTCCGCAGCCTGCTGCGACCGATCTCGGATGCCGGTCACGCGCTCACCCGTCTTGACGAGCGCATCAACCGCTCACCGGTCGGCGCGGGCTTTCTCGAACGCGCCCAGTTTACCGATGCCTGCGCCTCGCTGTGGATCGACGGCCAGCTTGTCCATCTCGAAGACCTCGTCCTGCATGATGCCACCCGCGATATTCGCGCCCCAACCCATGAACTGACCATCGCCCGCGACGTCCTCAAGACCCGCCGCCGTATCGCCGCACAGCCTCCCGGCTGGGCGCTGTCGGTCGAGGGGCTCGCAAGCCTGCGCGGGCAGGCGTGGCCTGCACCATCCCCTGACGGCGGGGACTGTGGTGACCATGCGGCCGCGCCGGCCGACCCCGGTTGCGGCGGTGCCGGGGGAGGGGAGGGGCAGGACGATCAGGAGGATGTCAACCCGTTTGATGTGGAACTTGCCGCCATCGATGCGGTGCTGGCCCGGTCAGAGTCGGCCATCGATGCGGCAAGACGGCCCGCTCGCCCCGCTTCGCCGCAAGGGGAGATGCTGATCCATGATCCTGACCGGGACGAGGATTTGAGGCTCGACGAATGGCGCGCCGTGCTTGATCTGGCCGAGGACCTGCCGCCGGTGCTGCAGGCCATCATCGCGCTCGATGCCTGGAACCAGCTCGCCGTCCTGGAGAACGCCCCCTGGCTCGGGCGGCTGCTGTCTGCCGCCCTGCTGCGAAAGGCGGGCATCACCTCAGGCGCCCATCTCGCCGCCTTCAATCTCGGCCTGAAGACCATCCCCGTCGACCGCCGTCGTCACCGGCATCGCGATGTCCGGCTGCTTGCCATCACCGAAGGGCTGCTTGCCGGTGCCGAAACCGGCCTGAAGGAGCATGACCGGCTGGCGCTGGCGCGCCAGATGCTGGAACGCAAGCTTTTGGGACGGCGAACCTCCTCACGACTGCCGGACCTGATCGAACTGGTGATGGCACGACCGCTGGTCTCTGCCGGAATGGTGGCGAAAACGCTCGATGTGACGCCTCAAGGCGCACGCAGGATCGTTGTGGAGCTTGGCCTCAGGGAGATGACGGGCAGGGGCAGGTTTCGGGCCTGGGGGATCCTGTAG
- a CDS encoding type II toxin-antitoxin system VapB family antitoxin: MAEPQLSIRSGKARDLAHSLARRTGQPINRLVELALERYDQELREDKVRYPMDAVWDLAAEDRRNIPAGTTSAHDEFYDENGLPI, encoded by the coding sequence ATGGCCGAACCACAGCTTTCCATCCGCAGCGGCAAGGCTCGCGATCTCGCCCATTCCCTTGCCCGTCGCACCGGCCAGCCGATCAACCGGCTGGTCGAGCTGGCGCTGGAGCGATACGACCAGGAACTGCGGGAGGACAAGGTCCGTTACCCGATGGACGCGGTTTGGGATCTGGCTGCCGAGGACCGGCGCAACATCCCGGCTGGCACCACCTCCGCGCATGACGAATTTTATGATGAGAATGGTCTGCCGATATGA
- a CDS encoding type II toxin-antitoxin system VapC family toxin, producing the protein MIAVDTSVIIAISADEPEAGPFRRLMGREPVIIGWPTLFEARMVLSGKGFVSAAEMIRRLAETANVTTVAFDDKHFRAAEQAFDRYGKGRHPAGLNMGDCFSYAVAAIARAPLLFKGRDFSQTDLKLHPAASVA; encoded by the coding sequence ATGATCGCCGTCGATACGTCGGTCATCATCGCCATTTCTGCAGACGAACCGGAAGCAGGGCCGTTCCGGCGGCTGATGGGACGCGAGCCGGTGATCATCGGCTGGCCCACCTTGTTCGAAGCGCGGATGGTGCTGTCGGGCAAGGGTTTCGTCAGTGCGGCTGAGATGATCAGGCGTCTTGCCGAGACTGCGAATGTCACCACCGTTGCTTTCGACGACAAACATTTTCGCGCGGCGGAACAGGCGTTTGATCGTTATGGCAAGGGGCGTCATCCGGCCGGTCTGAACATGGGAGACTGCTTTTCCTATGCCGTGGCGGCAATTGCCAGGGCTCCCCTCCTGTTCAAGGGGCGGGATTTTTCGCAGACAGACCTGAAACTGCATCCGGCCGCGTCTGTGGCATGA